The Edaphobacter sp. 12200R-103 genome contains a region encoding:
- the atpD gene encoding F0F1 ATP synthase subunit beta, which produces MAENIGKVISISGPAVDIQFEEATMPAIYQAVRIVSEGFDVPEPKDVVVEVQQHLGEGRVRCIAMTATEGLVRGMKAIDTGGPITVPVGRETLGRVLNVLGEPVDELGPVNAKKYLPIHRQAPAFDEQSTSEEMFETGIKVIDLIQPFLKGGKIGLFGGAGVGKTVVIQELINNVASKHGGFSVFAGVGERTREGNDLWHEFQESGVIDPRDYTKSKAALIYGQMTEPPGARLRVALTGLTVAENFRDEEGADTLLFIDNIFRFTQAGSEVSTLLGRMPSAVGYQPNLATEMGQLQERITSTKKGSVTSVQAVYVPADDLTDPAPATTFAHLDATTVLSRPLSELGIYPAVDPLASTSRILSPRVVGQEHYDVAQGVKKILQRYKDLQDIIAILGMDELSEEDQLTVKRARKVQRFLSQPFHVAEIFTGIPGAYVKIEDTIRSFKEIIEGKHDDIPEQAFYLKGGIEDVLAAAEKMKATA; this is translated from the coding sequence ATGGCAGAGAATATTGGAAAAGTCATATCGATCAGCGGCCCTGCCGTTGACATTCAATTCGAAGAGGCAACGATGCCGGCCATCTACCAGGCCGTGCGCATCGTCAGCGAAGGCTTTGATGTCCCCGAGCCCAAGGACGTAGTCGTCGAGGTGCAGCAGCACCTGGGTGAAGGGCGTGTTCGCTGCATCGCCATGACCGCCACCGAGGGTCTGGTACGCGGCATGAAGGCGATCGATACCGGCGGACCTATCACGGTTCCTGTGGGTCGTGAGACCTTGGGTCGCGTTCTGAATGTTCTGGGTGAGCCCGTGGACGAGCTTGGCCCTGTCAACGCCAAGAAGTATCTCCCCATCCATCGCCAGGCCCCTGCGTTCGATGAGCAGTCGACCTCGGAAGAGATGTTCGAGACCGGTATCAAGGTCATCGACCTGATCCAGCCCTTCTTGAAGGGCGGTAAGATCGGTCTCTTCGGCGGCGCCGGCGTCGGCAAGACCGTCGTCATTCAGGAGTTGATCAACAACGTCGCCTCCAAGCACGGCGGATTCTCGGTGTTCGCCGGCGTGGGTGAGCGTACCCGCGAGGGAAATGACCTCTGGCACGAGTTCCAGGAGTCGGGCGTTATCGATCCCAGGGATTACACGAAGTCCAAAGCCGCGCTGATCTATGGCCAGATGACCGAGCCGCCGGGAGCACGTCTTCGCGTGGCGCTGACTGGTCTGACGGTTGCGGAGAACTTCCGTGACGAAGAAGGCGCGGACACGCTGCTCTTCATCGACAACATCTTTCGCTTCACCCAGGCAGGTTCCGAGGTTTCCACGCTGCTCGGCCGTATGCCTTCCGCAGTAGGCTATCAGCCCAACCTGGCGACCGAGATGGGCCAGCTGCAGGAGCGCATCACTTCGACCAAGAAGGGATCCGTAACGTCGGTGCAGGCTGTGTACGTTCCTGCCGACGACCTTACTGACCCGGCTCCGGCGACGACCTTCGCTCACCTCGACGCCACCACCGTGCTCTCCCGTCCGCTCTCGGAGCTGGGAATCTATCCGGCTGTCGATCCGCTCGCTTCGACCTCGCGTATTCTCTCCCCCCGTGTTGTCGGCCAGGAGCACTACGACGTGGCCCAGGGCGTGAAGAAGATCCTGCAGCGCTACAAGGATCTGCAGGATATCATCGCCATCCTCGGTATGGACGAACTCTCCGAAGAGGACCAGTTGACCGTCAAGCGCGCGCGCAAGGTGCAGCGATTCCTCTCGCAGCCCTTCCACGTCGCCGAGATCTTCACCGGTATCCCCGGAGCGTACGTCAAGATCGAAGACACCATTCGCTCCTTCAAGGAGATCATCGAAGGCAAGCACGATGACATTCCGGAGCAGGCCTTCTACCTGAAGGGCGGCATCGAGGATGTGCTCGCCGCAGCCGAGAAGATGAAGGCAACGGCTTAG
- the atpC gene encoding ATP synthase F1 subunit epsilon: MADTNQSGLLTVRLVTSDRVLVDTTAEAVELPSMSGYLEALYGHAPLLAELGAGEVRLHGGQSGNQTFFVAWGFVEVLPERVTILAENALHPEEINVEAARAELAEGEKLWNEAGDDGEKYDEANAIARQAEEKIVSAQGQRS, from the coding sequence ATGGCAGATACAAATCAATCCGGTCTCCTTACTGTCCGCCTGGTGACGTCGGATCGCGTTCTGGTGGACACGACGGCTGAGGCGGTTGAGTTGCCATCCATGTCGGGATACCTTGAAGCGCTGTACGGTCACGCTCCCCTGCTGGCGGAGTTGGGTGCAGGCGAGGTTCGTCTGCATGGCGGCCAGTCAGGCAACCAGACCTTCTTCGTCGCATGGGGCTTTGTGGAGGTCCTTCCCGAGCGCGTCACCATTCTGGCCGAGAATGCACTTCACCCCGAAGAGATCAACGTCGAAGCTGCCCGTGCAGAGCTGGCCGAAGGTGAAAAGCTATGGAACGAGGCTGGTGACGACGGAGAGAAGTACGACGAGGCAAACGCTATCGCCCGTCAGGCCGAAGAAAAGATCGTCTCTGCTCAAGGCCAACGCTCCTAA
- the aroE gene encoding shikimate dehydrogenase — MPSSTAATQLLRTRISKICVAIIGTTAAEMIEKATAVVRETPFLEFRLDYLEKPANALPKLKQFLGDNTAATAIATCRREANGGKFTGSLAAEMEVLSKAAAAGFQLVDLELESAEALKKGELQKLRDTGVALIISHHDFSSTKDLDKVYERIAPFQPDFYKIVPTAKTLSDNVTLMRFMERMHEKANIIGICMGDAGIISRVLGLRAGSAFTFAAATQGEETGPGQIAARTLIETYRIDQVDAATKVYGVAGNPIRSSLSPIMMNTAFRRETVNAVYLALQTAKVSDLINLVREIPIQGLSVTMPHKQEIMAHLEKTDPLSAKIGACNTVLRAQDGKLYGFNTDVAGIVGPLEKRMSLRGARVLVLGAGGAARAAVFGLRDKGADVFIFNRTPETAQKLARQSGSKTVKKEAFAKTTFDVVINATPVGMAGQKTSSVLDVKDLNTKLVFDLVYNPLETPLIRLARQQGIPFITGVEMFVQQGARQFEIWTGKPAPEEEMLRVVLHSLRQQAEAAAAAAPPSAATEKPASPRRKAAASR, encoded by the coding sequence GTGCCCAGTTCCACTGCAGCCACACAACTTTTGCGTACACGCATCAGTAAGATTTGCGTTGCCATTATTGGCACGACAGCCGCCGAAATGATCGAAAAGGCGACAGCTGTCGTCAGAGAGACCCCTTTTCTCGAGTTTAGACTCGATTACCTCGAAAAACCCGCCAACGCCCTGCCGAAGCTGAAGCAGTTTCTTGGCGACAATACAGCGGCCACCGCTATTGCCACCTGTCGACGGGAAGCCAACGGCGGCAAATTTACCGGCTCTCTTGCGGCCGAAATGGAAGTTCTATCCAAGGCTGCCGCAGCGGGTTTTCAACTGGTCGATCTGGAACTGGAATCCGCCGAGGCCCTGAAGAAGGGCGAGTTGCAGAAGCTTCGCGACACCGGGGTCGCTCTGATCATCAGCCATCACGATTTCAGCTCGACAAAAGATCTGGATAAGGTCTATGAGCGCATCGCTCCATTTCAGCCGGACTTCTACAAGATCGTCCCCACGGCAAAGACCCTCTCAGACAACGTCACCCTGATGCGCTTTATGGAGCGGATGCACGAGAAGGCGAATATCATCGGCATCTGCATGGGAGACGCCGGAATTATCTCGCGCGTCCTTGGACTTCGTGCCGGCTCGGCTTTCACCTTTGCCGCAGCGACCCAGGGAGAGGAGACCGGCCCCGGCCAGATTGCCGCTCGTACTCTTATTGAGACCTATCGGATCGACCAGGTGGACGCTGCAACCAAGGTCTATGGAGTTGCGGGAAACCCAATCAGAAGTTCGCTGTCTCCGATCATGATGAATACGGCGTTCCGCCGCGAGACGGTCAACGCAGTCTATCTGGCCCTGCAGACGGCAAAGGTAAGCGACCTGATCAACCTGGTGCGGGAGATCCCCATCCAGGGCCTGAGCGTCACGATGCCGCACAAGCAGGAGATCATGGCGCACCTCGAGAAGACCGATCCTCTCTCGGCCAAGATCGGCGCCTGCAACACGGTCCTGCGGGCACAGGATGGAAAGCTCTACGGGTTTAATACGGACGTCGCCGGAATCGTTGGCCCGCTGGAGAAGAGGATGTCTCTACGTGGAGCCAGGGTTCTGGTCCTGGGAGCAGGCGGAGCCGCAAGGGCCGCCGTCTTCGGGCTGCGCGACAAAGGAGCCGATGTCTTCATCTTCAACCGCACGCCTGAGACAGCCCAGAAGCTGGCCCGGCAGTCGGGCTCAAAGACGGTCAAGAAAGAGGCGTTTGCAAAGACGACTTTCGATGTCGTGATCAATGCGACCCCGGTCGGGATGGCAGGCCAGAAGACCTCCTCTGTACTCGATGTGAAGGACCTGAACACGAAGCTGGTCTTCGACCTGGTCTACAATCCGCTGGAGACTCCGCTGATTCGGCTCGCCCGTCAACAAGGCATTCCCTTCATTACCGGTGTTGAGATGTTTGTTCAGCAGGGTGCGCGCCAGTTCGAAATATGGACCGGCAAACCTGCTCCAGAGGAGGAGATGCTTCGCGTGGTTCTTCACTCCCTTCGGCAACAGGCAGAAGCAGCCGCAGCGGCAGCCCCGCCTTCTGCTGCAACGGAGAAGCCAGCCTCGCCCCGGCGTAAAGCTGCCGCGTCTCGATAG
- the pgeF gene encoding peptidoglycan editing factor PgeF has translation MTEARLVTIPEWRQFSWLHHGFSTRLGGVSDVYGGTSLNLGWTKEDAPEAVRQNRRLLVESVTGKPPSDAILVTVRQVHSNTIHRVEAPGRRLETAEGKAVLEGDGLITDERGMLLGAGTADCVPVLLADPVHRAVGAFHAGWRGTAARIVERGVERMRKEFGTRPEELLAAIGPSIGVCCYTIGQDVREQFAEQFTYSDELFRLLAPEGGQARFRVDLWEANRRQLLDAGLQARKISVVGECTACTIEPSGEPRYFSHRAQAGRTGRMLNVIGIR, from the coding sequence ATGACAGAAGCGCGGCTTGTGACAATCCCGGAATGGAGACAGTTTTCGTGGTTGCACCACGGATTTAGCACCCGTCTGGGTGGCGTGTCGGACGTATACGGCGGTACGTCTCTCAATCTGGGCTGGACTAAAGAAGACGCTCCCGAGGCAGTCCGGCAGAACCGCAGGCTGTTGGTGGAGTCGGTTACAGGCAAACCACCGTCCGACGCCATACTGGTTACGGTCCGTCAGGTCCATTCCAATACGATCCATCGAGTAGAAGCCCCCGGCCGGCGGCTGGAGACAGCAGAAGGAAAGGCCGTCCTGGAAGGCGATGGCCTGATTACAGATGAGCGCGGGATGCTGCTGGGGGCGGGGACTGCCGATTGTGTCCCGGTCCTTCTGGCAGACCCGGTGCACAGGGCGGTGGGAGCGTTCCATGCAGGATGGCGCGGAACGGCTGCCCGCATCGTCGAGAGGGGCGTCGAAAGGATGCGGAAAGAGTTCGGGACGCGGCCTGAGGAGCTTCTGGCTGCCATCGGGCCGAGCATCGGCGTGTGCTGCTATACGATCGGGCAGGATGTTCGGGAGCAGTTCGCAGAGCAGTTTACCTACAGCGACGAACTCTTCCGGCTGCTGGCGCCTGAAGGCGGGCAGGCCAGGTTCAGGGTCGACCTGTGGGAGGCGAATCGGAGGCAGCTGCTGGATGCCGGATTGCAAGCCAGGAAGATCTCGGTGGTGGGAGAGTGTACCGCCTGTACCATCGAACCCTCAGGGGAGCCACGCTATTTTTCGCATCGGGCGCAGGCGGGCAGAACAGGCCGGATGTTGAATGTTATTGGAATTCGATAA
- a CDS encoding TetR/AcrR family transcriptional regulator, giving the protein MSKGDETRQKIIAAAAPLFNKQGYAGCVIKDIMAATGLEKGGIYRHFESKEEIAAEAFDYAWMVASATRQQGLDDIPNHVDRLKQHISRFVTRSSIPGGCPLLNTGVDSDNGNPILRERVRNALKGWQKMLRLILVEGIEAGTVRGDVDPEKVSRVIISGLEGGMLVSRIEKNDEALRDAMDYLDSYLETNVRAPQH; this is encoded by the coding sequence ATGAGCAAAGGCGACGAGACACGGCAGAAGATCATCGCGGCGGCTGCTCCTCTCTTTAACAAGCAAGGGTACGCGGGCTGCGTCATCAAGGACATCATGGCGGCGACTGGCCTCGAGAAGGGCGGTATCTATCGTCACTTTGAAAGCAAGGAAGAGATTGCGGCTGAGGCCTTTGACTATGCCTGGATGGTGGCCTCCGCAACACGGCAACAAGGGCTCGATGATATTCCCAATCACGTGGATCGTCTGAAGCAGCACATCTCGAGATTCGTGACGCGTTCGAGCATTCCGGGTGGCTGCCCTCTGCTCAACACCGGTGTGGACTCCGATAACGGCAACCCGATCCTGAGGGAGCGTGTCCGAAATGCGCTCAAAGGATGGCAGAAGATGCTGCGATTAATCCTGGTGGAGGGGATTGAAGCCGGGACGGTGCGAGGGGATGTTGATCCCGAGAAGGTCTCAAGAGTCATCATCTCAGGGCTGGAAGGCGGAATGCTTGTAAGCCGTATTGAGAAGAACGATGAAGCCCTTCGAGACGCCATGGATTACCTGGACAGCTATCTGGAGACCAACGTGCGCGCTCCGCAGCACTGA
- a CDS encoding DHA2 family efflux MFS transporter permease subunit — MGAVLVLPEKQATGKAKAPVNPWVIALTVTLATFMELLDTSIANVSLPHIAGGLGRSFDEVTWILTTYLVANAVVLPMSAWLSRVFGRKNYYMACVALFTITSFFCGIAPSLGIMLLSRVLQGIGGGGLAPVEQAILVDTFPPAKRASAFALYTVAIVTAPAIGPVLGGWITDNYNWRWVFLINIPIGLLSLYLTNRFVSDPPAFKEERESARRGGQLRIDGVGISLIALGSAALEIMLDRGQIDDWFGSSFICWLFAIAIVCWSLAIYWELKIDDPILELRLLRYPNFAIASVFYLIFGFGLFATTTMIPQILQSLYGYRAIDAGLVLGPGAFVITLLAPVGAQLVQRGIVQSRTLLTFSLVTVSASMIYYSGLTLQTDYRHYALARGLQGLGYAFFFVPLSVVAYSQLKPNENNRASSLTNLFRNWGGSFGISFATTLSERRQDFHQSVMSANLSGSSAWLQDSVARTTNYLASHGYSHADAARAAYLRSYNQMIAQTSLLGFMDVFRAIGWVTLAVTPLLFFLQKFKVSGKPSGGH, encoded by the coding sequence ATGGGCGCTGTTCTGGTACTTCCAGAGAAGCAGGCGACGGGGAAGGCGAAGGCTCCTGTAAATCCGTGGGTGATAGCACTGACGGTAACTCTGGCTACCTTTATGGAGTTGCTGGATACCTCCATCGCCAATGTATCCCTGCCTCATATAGCAGGGGGTCTGGGGCGAAGCTTCGATGAAGTTACCTGGATCCTGACGACATACCTGGTGGCGAATGCGGTCGTTCTGCCCATGAGCGCATGGCTGAGCCGTGTCTTCGGGCGAAAGAACTACTACATGGCCTGTGTCGCGCTGTTTACCATTACCTCTTTCTTCTGCGGGATTGCGCCAAGCCTCGGCATCATGCTTTTGAGCCGTGTGCTGCAGGGGATCGGCGGCGGCGGCCTGGCTCCAGTGGAGCAGGCCATTCTGGTGGATACCTTTCCTCCGGCGAAGCGGGCGTCCGCATTCGCGCTCTATACCGTGGCGATTGTGACGGCTCCGGCGATTGGCCCGGTTCTCGGCGGCTGGATCACGGATAACTACAACTGGCGATGGGTATTTCTGATCAACATTCCCATAGGGCTTTTGTCGCTCTACCTGACCAACCGCTTCGTAAGCGATCCGCCTGCTTTCAAGGAGGAGCGTGAGAGCGCACGCCGCGGCGGCCAGCTGCGAATCGATGGAGTGGGAATTAGCCTGATTGCGCTGGGGTCGGCGGCGCTGGAGATCATGCTTGACCGCGGTCAGATCGATGACTGGTTCGGCAGCAGCTTTATCTGCTGGCTGTTTGCCATAGCGATCGTCTGCTGGTCGCTGGCGATCTACTGGGAGCTGAAGATCGACGATCCGATTCTTGAGCTGCGGTTGCTGCGGTATCCGAATTTTGCCATCGCCTCGGTCTTCTACCTGATCTTCGGTTTTGGACTCTTCGCGACGACGACAATGATTCCGCAGATTCTGCAGTCACTGTATGGTTATCGCGCCATCGATGCAGGTCTCGTGCTTGGGCCGGGAGCTTTTGTAATTACACTGCTTGCCCCAGTGGGGGCGCAGCTGGTGCAGCGGGGAATCGTGCAGTCGCGAACTTTGCTTACCTTTAGCCTGGTTACGGTCTCCGCATCTATGATCTATTACAGCGGTCTCACGCTGCAGACGGACTACCGGCACTATGCGCTCGCCCGAGGCTTGCAGGGACTCGGTTATGCCTTCTTTTTTGTTCCGTTGAGTGTCGTTGCTTACTCTCAGTTGAAGCCGAATGAAAACAACCGCGCTTCCAGCCTTACGAATCTCTTCCGCAACTGGGGTGGGAGTTTCGGCATCTCCTTTGCTACGACTCTGAGTGAGCGTCGTCAGGACTTTCACCAGTCGGTGATGTCAGCCAATCTGTCTGGCTCGAGTGCATGGCTGCAGGATTCTGTCGCACGTACGACGAATTATCTGGCCAGTCATGGGTACTCGCACGCGGATGCGGCCAGAGCTGCGTACCTGCGTTCCTACAACCAGATGATTGCACAGACGAGTCTTCTGGGATTCATGGATGTCTTTCGCGCCATCGGCTGGGTGACGCTGGCTGTGACGCCACTGCTCTTCTTCCTTCAGAAGTTCAAGGTTTCAGGAAAGCCCTCCGGCGGGCATTGA
- a CDS encoding efflux RND transporter permease subunit, with protein sequence MQPLIRLVIRYRAIILIVFAVMLAAGGFALSRLDIEAYPDPSPPLVEIITQNPSWSAEEMEQQVTVPEETTLNGVPHLDQVRSISIFGLSDVKLYFSFDSDYFRDRQEVLNRLQTLQLPNNLQPQLSPWSPIGEIFRYQLVGPGYTLNEIKATQDWLVRRELKQVPGIIDITTFGGTTRQYQVEADPSRLLSYGVTLPQVVSAIQSSNANAGGNYIALGNQNVNVRALGQVHSVEDISHIVVAEKNGAPITVGDIGSVKEGFQPRLGQVGRNRENDIVIGIVLLQKEEKSLPALKALKEKINSLNTGNLLPPGMHISTIYDRTTLINRTTHTVREVILTGLVLVTLVLLSMLGDLRITFIAAVTIPFAVLFAFGMMVLSGRSANLISIGAIDFGILVDSSIIVLESIYRKLSRRLPGEQTGDLIVEGVTDAARPVLFSTAIILIAFIPLFTMQGVAGQIFSPMSVTYGFALMGALMFALIFAPVLGYMTAPAEQKVGDGYTWLSRRLKNGYERALHHTLHFPRLVWIGAAVMLVVGVLCFALVGGEFMPPLEEGNLWIRATLPQDISFQTSVDIANQLRGLIAESPEVTQTVSQMGRPDDGTDVSTFNNIEISATLKPQDEWRPGMTKPKLINEINRRMSRFPGIELNFSQAIQDNVEEAMSGVKGENSLKLFGDDLDTLTSLSARIEHIMETVPGVADVGVFKVGGQPSLVIQIDRARAARYGILSGDINAIVQAAVGGAPISQVIQGDRRFDLTVRYPEANRSTPEAIRAILVPTPEGSSIPLGQIADVSIREGSFQIFREGGRRYIPIKFSVRGRDLATTITDLQAQIKQKAPMPKGYDYTWAGEFDSLRKEQARLAVIIPISLAVIVILLYMQFGTWKDAFIVVATLPFAAVGGTVSLFVTHTAFSISAAVGFTSLIGVATLGAVVFMSGVRRAQRESVDGTGLEHGCVDEMRPVVMACMAAGLGLLPAAVSNGIGAQAQQPLARVVVGGMATTIVAILFIMPLLLRRPPQHSNLMTDSTEME encoded by the coding sequence GTGCAGCCATTGATACGACTCGTCATCCGTTATCGCGCCATTATCCTCATCGTCTTCGCAGTCATGCTGGCCGCAGGAGGGTTCGCACTCTCACGCCTCGACATTGAGGCATACCCCGACCCATCCCCTCCGCTGGTCGAGATCATCACCCAGAATCCTTCCTGGTCGGCGGAAGAGATGGAGCAGCAGGTCACCGTGCCGGAGGAGACGACGCTGAACGGCGTTCCTCATCTCGATCAGGTGCGCTCGATCTCCATCTTCGGCCTATCCGACGTGAAGCTCTACTTCAGCTTCGATTCGGATTACTTTCGCGACCGTCAGGAGGTGCTGAACCGCCTCCAGACCCTGCAGCTGCCAAACAACCTGCAGCCGCAGCTCTCGCCCTGGTCGCCCATCGGCGAAATCTTCCGCTACCAGCTCGTCGGTCCCGGATACACGCTCAACGAGATCAAGGCCACGCAGGACTGGCTCGTTCGGCGCGAGCTCAAGCAGGTTCCCGGCATCATCGATATCACCACCTTCGGCGGCACAACACGCCAGTACCAGGTAGAAGCAGATCCCAGTCGCCTGCTCAGCTATGGAGTTACCCTCCCACAGGTTGTCAGCGCCATACAGTCCTCCAACGCAAACGCTGGCGGAAACTACATCGCGCTTGGAAACCAGAACGTCAACGTGCGCGCGCTCGGACAGGTGCACTCGGTCGAAGACATCTCGCATATTGTCGTTGCAGAAAAGAACGGTGCGCCAATCACGGTTGGCGACATCGGCAGCGTAAAGGAGGGATTCCAGCCTCGACTGGGGCAGGTAGGACGCAACCGCGAAAACGACATCGTCATCGGCATCGTTCTTCTCCAGAAAGAGGAGAAATCCTTGCCCGCGCTCAAAGCTCTCAAGGAGAAGATCAATAGCCTGAACACCGGCAACCTGCTGCCGCCGGGGATGCACATCAGCACCATCTACGACAGGACCACCCTGATCAACCGCACCACACATACGGTTCGTGAGGTTATTCTTACCGGCCTCGTACTCGTGACGCTGGTCCTGTTGTCCATGCTCGGCGATCTTCGAATCACGTTCATCGCTGCGGTCACCATTCCCTTCGCGGTGCTGTTTGCGTTCGGCATGATGGTGCTCAGCGGAAGGTCCGCAAACCTGATCTCCATCGGGGCCATCGACTTCGGCATCCTGGTTGACTCCTCCATCATTGTGCTGGAGAGTATCTACCGCAAACTGTCGCGCCGCCTGCCGGGTGAGCAGACTGGAGACCTGATCGTCGAAGGTGTCACCGATGCCGCGCGGCCCGTGCTGTTTTCGACCGCTATCATCCTGATCGCGTTCATCCCGCTGTTCACCATGCAGGGCGTGGCTGGACAGATCTTCTCGCCCATGTCGGTCACCTATGGCTTCGCGCTGATGGGCGCCCTCATGTTCGCGCTCATCTTTGCCCCCGTTCTGGGATACATGACGGCTCCCGCTGAACAGAAAGTCGGTGACGGTTATACATGGCTCAGCCGGCGTCTGAAGAATGGCTACGAACGCGCGCTTCATCACACCCTTCACTTCCCCCGTCTTGTGTGGATTGGCGCAGCAGTGATGCTGGTGGTCGGAGTGCTTTGTTTCGCATTGGTAGGCGGAGAATTTATGCCTCCCCTCGAAGAAGGAAACCTCTGGATTCGAGCTACCCTTCCTCAGGACATCTCCTTCCAGACTTCTGTCGATATAGCCAATCAGCTTCGCGGTCTTATTGCGGAGTCACCCGAGGTCACCCAGACCGTCTCGCAGATGGGACGGCCCGATGACGGAACCGACGTCTCCACCTTCAACAACATCGAAATCTCCGCCACGCTGAAGCCGCAGGACGAGTGGCGACCGGGGATGACAAAACCCAAACTCATCAACGAAATCAACCGCCGGATGTCACGTTTTCCCGGCATCGAGCTGAACTTCTCGCAGGCCATTCAGGACAACGTCGAAGAGGCGATGTCCGGAGTCAAAGGCGAGAACTCCCTCAAGCTCTTTGGAGACGATCTCGACACACTGACCTCTCTCTCCGCCAGGATCGAACACATCATGGAGACCGTCCCCGGTGTAGCCGACGTGGGCGTCTTCAAAGTAGGTGGACAACCCTCGCTCGTCATCCAGATCGATCGCGCTCGCGCCGCTCGCTATGGCATCCTTTCGGGCGACATCAATGCCATCGTTCAGGCTGCTGTCGGCGGCGCTCCCATCAGCCAGGTCATTCAGGGCGACCGCCGCTTCGACCTGACCGTTCGTTATCCCGAAGCGAACCGCTCCACCCCCGAGGCAATTCGGGCTATCCTCGTTCCCACTCCCGAAGGCAGCAGCATTCCTCTCGGACAGATTGCAGACGTGAGCATCCGGGAAGGCAGCTTCCAGATCTTTCGCGAAGGCGGAAGGAGATACATCCCCATCAAGTTCTCCGTCCGCGGTCGCGATCTCGCAACTACCATTACCGATCTTCAGGCGCAGATTAAACAGAAGGCGCCTATGCCCAAAGGTTATGACTACACATGGGCAGGCGAATTCGACTCGCTTCGCAAGGAGCAGGCAAGGCTCGCCGTCATCATCCCCATCTCACTGGCAGTGATCGTCATTCTTCTCTACATGCAATTCGGCACGTGGAAGGACGCCTTCATCGTGGTGGCCACGCTTCCCTTCGCCGCTGTGGGTGGAACTGTATCTCTGTTCGTGACACACACGGCCTTCAGTATCTCTGCTGCTGTGGGCTTCACCTCACTGATCGGAGTCGCCACCCTCGGAGCCGTCGTCTTCATGTCGGGCGTGCGCCGGGCCCAGCGTGAGAGCGTCGATGGTACAGGGCTGGAACATGGTTGCGTCGATGAAATGCGTCCCGTCGTCATGGCCTGTATGGCCGCGGGCCTGGGCCTTCTGCCCGCAGCCGTCTCCAACGGCATCGGCGCGCAGGCTCAGCAGCCGTTAGCGCGCGTCGTTGTCGGTGGAATGGCCACCACCATCGTCGCCATCCTGTTCATCATGCCGCTGCTGCTGCGGAGACCGCCACAACACTCTAACCTTATGACGGACAGCACTGAGATGGAGTAG
- a CDS encoding efflux RND transporter periplasmic adaptor subunit, whose amino-acid sequence MNNPGISIKHLLLLTLIAAPLTACKSSAPRTDQSAQPANAGIETTIAHVQQSTDYLDIPAHVEADPSHVVRIFPPLSGRILALRVLPGQEIRKGDVIAQLQSSEIAAARSDFEKAKIEVLRTDRALTRGKVLLDHEVLSQADYYELEAADQTAHSEMERARQRIHELGFSENSSSDEVALRSPISGVVLDIGSAAGEMQRSLDNATPIATIANIDSVWVVGDVFERDLASVQVGREVQIIVPAYAGLTLTGKIVNVGDALDPTTHTLKLRVVLPNPKHTLKTDMFSTIRIPGAARRSVILPSTAVLHQGEKTSVFVVNGAGKYEQRPVTIGRTFESGNTKNIEVLTGINDGDKVVTSGGALLRPANGE is encoded by the coding sequence ATGAACAACCCCGGAATCAGCATCAAACACCTTCTGTTGCTCACCCTTATTGCGGCGCCTCTGACGGCGTGCAAGTCTTCCGCGCCGCGGACGGATCAAAGCGCACAGCCGGCAAACGCCGGGATAGAGACCACGATCGCTCATGTGCAGCAGAGCACCGACTATCTCGACATTCCCGCTCACGTCGAAGCCGATCCTTCGCACGTCGTTCGCATCTTCCCTCCCCTCAGCGGACGCATACTCGCACTCCGCGTACTTCCCGGTCAGGAGATCAGGAAGGGTGACGTGATCGCACAGTTGCAGAGCAGTGAGATCGCCGCGGCCCGATCCGACTTTGAAAAAGCAAAGATCGAAGTCCTTCGCACTGATCGGGCGCTGACGCGAGGAAAGGTTCTGCTGGACCATGAGGTCCTCTCACAGGCCGACTACTACGAGTTGGAAGCAGCCGATCAGACAGCCCACTCCGAGATGGAGCGCGCCCGGCAGCGCATCCATGAACTCGGCTTCTCCGAAAATAGTTCCTCCGATGAAGTCGCATTGCGATCTCCCATCTCCGGCGTGGTGCTCGATATCGGTAGCGCTGCAGGCGAGATGCAACGCTCCCTCGACAATGCGACTCCGATCGCGACCATCGCCAACATCGACTCGGTGTGGGTGGTCGGAGACGTCTTTGAGCGTGATCTGGCAAGCGTGCAGGTCGGCCGAGAGGTACAGATCATCGTGCCGGCATACGCAGGCCTGACACTCACAGGCAAAATCGTCAACGTTGGCGATGCTCTCGATCCCACAACCCACACCCTGAAGCTCCGCGTTGTGCTGCCGAATCCGAAACACACCCTGAAGACGGACATGTTCTCCACCATCCGGATTCCTGGCGCTGCGCGCCGCTCCGTCATTCTGCCATCTACGGCAGTGCTTCACCAGGGGGAGAAGACGTCGGTCTTTGTCGTAAATGGCGCGGGCAAATACGAGCAACGGCCTGTGACTATCGGCCGCACCTTCGAGTCCGGAAACACGAAAAACATCGAAGTGCTTACCGGCATCAACGACGGCGACAAGGTCGTCACCTCTGGCGGAGCTCTGCTTCGCCCGGCGAATGGGGAGTGA